One Myxococcales bacterium genomic region harbors:
- a CDS encoding purine-nucleoside phosphorylase, translated as MSEPSLLARIDETASKAREIASRGGSFTPPAVGLVLGSGLGGFADTLDGLVKVPYHELPHLPVSKVVGHSGNLCFGSVGGVPVVCMQGRVHLYEGHGVASVVHGARTMARLGVGAVLVTNAAGGIGDGYAPGDLMVISDHLNLTGQNPLVGPNDDALGVRFPDMSTAYDPGLRAAAHEVAKAAGFTLQEGVYAGLLGPTYETPAEIRMLRTMGAHAVGMSTVVETIALRHMKVKVGALSCITNLAAGISKTELDHAEVEETARAARDKLVALLRGWIVAAGRP; from the coding sequence ATGAGCGAACCTTCCCTCCTCGCCCGCATCGACGAAACCGCCTCGAAAGCCCGTGAAATCGCGTCGCGCGGGGGCTCCTTCACGCCTCCCGCCGTGGGCCTCGTGCTCGGCTCGGGCCTCGGTGGCTTCGCCGACACGCTCGACGGGTTGGTCAAGGTTCCTTACCATGAGCTCCCGCACCTCCCGGTGTCGAAGGTCGTCGGGCACTCGGGCAACCTCTGCTTCGGCTCCGTCGGCGGCGTCCCTGTCGTGTGCATGCAGGGCCGCGTGCACCTCTACGAGGGGCACGGGGTCGCGTCGGTGGTGCATGGCGCACGCACCATGGCTCGCCTCGGCGTCGGCGCGGTGCTCGTCACCAACGCGGCTGGCGGCATCGGCGACGGGTACGCCCCCGGCGACCTCATGGTGATCTCCGATCACTTGAACCTCACCGGGCAGAACCCGCTCGTCGGCCCGAACGACGACGCGCTCGGCGTGCGCTTCCCCGACATGTCCACGGCCTACGATCCCGGGCTCCGCGCGGCCGCGCACGAGGTGGCCAAGGCCGCCGGGTTCACGCTCCAAGAGGGCGTGTACGCGGGCCTGCTCGGCCCCACCTACGAGACCCCCGCCGAGATCCGCATGCTCCGCACGATGGGCGCGCACGCCGTGGGCATGAGCACCGTGGTCGAGACGATCGCGCTCCGCCACATGAAGGTGAAGGTGGGCGCGCTCTCGTGCATCACGAACCTCGCCGCGGGCATCTCGAAGACCGAGCTCGATCACGCCGAGGTCGAAGAGACGGCGAGGGCCGCACGCGACAAGCTCGTCGCGCTCCTCCGCGGCTGGATCGTCGCGGCGGGGCGCCCGTGA
- a CDS encoding 3-deoxy-7-phosphoheptulonate synthase produces the protein MSAWSPESWRNFPLEQDVPYEDPAALDEVEKRLRELPPLVTSWEVERLKSLVAEAQDDRRFLLQGGDCAETLDDCRPGIITNKLKILLQMSLVLVHGAKKPVIRVGRFAGQYAKPRSSPEEVRDGQTLTSYFGDLVNRSAFTPEARRADPQAMLAGYTHSAMTLNFIRSLSAGGFADLHHPEQWDMRFLSRADLSDDLRNDYLRMSRQLAEAIRFMEALGERTVDELTRVEFFTSHEGLNLRYESAQTRKVPRRNGHYDLTTHMPWIGERTRALGGAHVEFFRGISNTVGVKLGPKVDPDDALRLFDRLDPYNSKGKLVAITRMGAAEVEKKLPKLAAAVGREGRHVLFVCDPMHGNTITTSSGVKTRDFGDIKREVELTFDVLEGQGTHLGGVHFELTGEDVTECIGGGLREEDLDQNYASVCDPRLNYRQALEMAFLIARKLAKRARPSFLAP, from the coding sequence GTGAGCGCATGGAGCCCCGAGAGCTGGAGGAACTTCCCGCTCGAACAAGACGTCCCCTACGAAGATCCGGCCGCCCTCGACGAGGTCGAGAAGCGCCTCCGTGAGCTGCCCCCGCTCGTCACGTCGTGGGAGGTGGAGCGCTTGAAATCGCTCGTGGCCGAGGCGCAGGACGACCGCCGCTTCTTGCTCCAAGGGGGCGACTGCGCCGAGACGCTCGACGACTGCCGCCCCGGGATCATCACGAACAAGCTGAAGATCTTGCTCCAAATGTCCCTCGTGCTCGTGCACGGGGCGAAAAAGCCCGTGATTCGCGTCGGGCGGTTCGCCGGCCAGTACGCGAAGCCACGAAGCTCCCCCGAAGAGGTGCGCGACGGTCAGACGCTCACGAGCTACTTCGGCGACCTCGTGAACCGCTCGGCCTTCACGCCCGAGGCGCGGCGCGCCGATCCGCAGGCCATGCTTGCAGGGTACACGCACTCGGCGATGACGCTGAACTTCATCCGGTCGCTCTCGGCGGGCGGGTTCGCCGATCTGCACCACCCCGAGCAGTGGGACATGAGGTTCCTCTCGCGGGCCGACCTCTCGGACGACCTTCGGAACGACTATTTGCGTATGTCGCGCCAGCTCGCCGAGGCCATTCGCTTCATGGAGGCGCTCGGGGAGCGCACGGTCGACGAGCTCACCCGGGTCGAGTTCTTCACGAGCCACGAGGGGCTGAACCTCCGCTACGAGTCCGCGCAGACCCGCAAGGTGCCTCGCCGCAACGGCCACTACGATCTGACGACCCACATGCCGTGGATCGGCGAGCGCACACGCGCGCTCGGGGGCGCTCACGTCGAGTTCTTCCGCGGCATCTCCAACACCGTGGGCGTCAAGCTCGGGCCCAAGGTCGACCCGGACGACGCCCTCCGCCTCTTCGATCGCCTCGACCCGTACAACTCCAAGGGCAAGCTCGTCGCCATCACACGCATGGGCGCGGCCGAGGTCGAGAAGAAGCTCCCCAAGCTCGCCGCGGCCGTGGGGCGCGAGGGGCGGCACGTGCTCTTCGTGTGCGACCCCATGCACGGCAACACGATCACCACCTCGAGCGGCGTAAAGACTCGGGATTTTGGCGACATCAAGCGCGAGGTCGAGCTCACCTTCGACGTGCTCGAGGGCCAAGGCACGCACCTCGGCGGGGTGCACTTCGAGCTCACGGGAGAAGACGTGACCGAGTGCATCGGCGGCGGCCTGCGCGAAGAGGACCTCGACCAGAACTACGCGAGCGTGTGCGACCCGAGGCTCAACTACCGTCAGGCCCTCGAGATGGCGTTCCTCATCGCCCGCAAGCTCGCGAAGCGCGCAAGGCCGTCGTTCCTCGCCCCATGA
- a CDS encoding DUF1501 domain-containing protein, producing MERRNFLKLVGLTGISLLAPWGSSSQATAAETTWGGPYFLHMHAGGGWDPTLLCDAKLTAEGTAPAYENRLVTAVGDVNGIPVPTATAQGKFLLTANGNPIEDPQHFFQTVGRDVLVVNGVDTQTNNHDTGVQALACGHNDVELPALAALFAGHIAKDRQVPMAFLASGYYNRTGDVVGISRFPGNKVDLLADPFKGGEERGLLTEVGQKRILALRNERMAALEAQATLPREKRTLLAMKDATRSGDAINLLKSVSQGPPPPIDGLANDLPPDARAYLTGVQNGVARFVDIGRPLETILRCFQAGISISATWAQGGFDTHAQHDTSQTAAMATFLARYRYVLLRAAQLGIKDKLYVVVTSDFGRTPKYNTGAGKDHWNVTSVLLSGPGIRGGRAIGKTDEGHKAMRVAKNDVNQALPDTDMKGSRIHPSQIHRELRRVLGVDKASFAGQFPLPATHEPLPILG from the coding sequence ATGGAACGCCGCAATTTTCTCAAGTTGGTGGGCCTCACGGGCATCTCTCTCCTCGCACCGTGGGGGTCGTCGTCGCAGGCCACGGCCGCCGAGACCACGTGGGGAGGCCCGTACTTTCTCCACATGCACGCGGGCGGAGGGTGGGACCCGACGCTCCTCTGCGACGCCAAGCTCACCGCCGAGGGCACGGCCCCGGCGTACGAGAACCGCCTCGTCACCGCCGTCGGCGACGTGAACGGGATCCCGGTGCCCACGGCCACGGCGCAGGGAAAATTCCTGCTCACCGCCAACGGCAACCCCATCGAGGATCCGCAGCACTTCTTCCAGACCGTGGGCCGTGACGTGCTCGTCGTGAACGGCGTCGACACGCAGACGAACAACCACGACACCGGCGTGCAAGCGCTCGCGTGTGGCCACAACGACGTCGAGCTCCCGGCCCTGGCCGCGCTCTTCGCCGGGCACATCGCGAAGGACCGTCAGGTCCCCATGGCGTTCCTCGCGAGTGGCTATTACAACCGCACCGGGGACGTGGTCGGTATCTCCCGTTTCCCGGGAAATAAGGTCGATCTCCTCGCCGATCCCTTCAAGGGCGGCGAAGAGCGCGGCCTCCTCACCGAGGTGGGTCAGAAGCGCATCTTGGCCCTCCGGAACGAGCGTATGGCCGCCCTCGAGGCCCAAGCCACGCTCCCGCGCGAGAAGCGCACGCTCCTCGCCATGAAAGACGCGACCCGCAGCGGCGACGCGATCAACCTCTTGAAGAGCGTCTCGCAAGGTCCGCCCCCTCCGATCGACGGCCTCGCCAACGATCTCCCGCCCGACGCACGCGCGTACCTCACGGGCGTGCAGAACGGCGTCGCGCGCTTCGTCGACATCGGCCGCCCCCTCGAGACGATCCTCCGCTGCTTCCAGGCGGGCATCTCGATCTCGGCCACGTGGGCCCAGGGCGGCTTCGACACCCACGCCCAGCACGACACCTCGCAGACGGCCGCGATGGCCACGTTCCTCGCGCGCTACCGCTACGTGCTCCTCCGCGCCGCCCAGCTCGGCATCAAGGACAAGCTCTACGTCGTCGTCACGAGCGATTTCGGCCGCACGCCGAAGTACAACACGGGCGCCGGCAAGGACCACTGGAACGTCACGTCGGTGCTGCTCTCGGGCCCCGGCATCCGCGGCGGTCGCGCGATCGGCAAGACCGACGAGGGCCACAAGGCCATGCGCGTCGCCAAGAACGACGTGAACCAAGCGCTCCCCGACACCGACATGAAGGGCTCGCGCATCCACCCGTCGCAGATCCACCGTGAGCTCCGCCGCGTGCTCGGGGTCGACAAGGCGTCGTTCGCGGGCCAGTTCCCGCTCCCGGCCACGCACGAGCCGCTCCCGATCCTCGGCTGA